A window of the Loxodonta africana isolate mLoxAfr1 chromosome 3, mLoxAfr1.hap2, whole genome shotgun sequence genome harbors these coding sequences:
- the SRRM1 gene encoding serine/arginine repetitive matrix protein 1 isoform X6 translates to MDAGFFRGTSAEQDNRFSNKQKKLLKQLKFAECLEKKVDMSKVNLEVIKPWITKRVTEILGFEDDVVIEFIFNQLEVKNPDSKMMQINLTGFLNGKNAREFMGELWPLLLSAQENIAGIPSAFLELKKEEIKQRQIEQEKLASMKKQDEDKDKRDKEEKESSREKRERSRSPRRRKSRSPSPRRRSSPVRRERKRSHSRSPRHRTKSRSPSPAPEKKEKTPELPEPSVKVKEPSVQEATSTSDILKVPKPEPVPEPKEPSPEKNSKKEKEKTRPRSRSRSKSRSRTRSRSPSHTRPRRRHRSRSRSYSPRRRPSPRRRPSPRRRTPPRRMPPPPRHRRSRSPVRRRRRSSASLSGSSSSSSSSRSRSPPKKPPKRTSSPPRKTRRLSPSASPPRRRHRPSPPATPPPKTRHSPTPQQSNRTRKSRVSVSPGRTSGKVTKHKVAEKRESPSPAPKPRKVELSESEDKGGKMAAADSVQQRRQYRRQNQQSSSDSGSSSSSEDERPKRSHVKNGEVGRRRRHSPSRSASPSPRKRQKETSPRGRRRRSPSPPPTRRRRSPSPAPPPRRRRSPTPPPRRRTPSPPPRRRSPSPRRYSPPIQRRYSPSPPPKRRTASPPPPPKRRASPSPPPKRRVSHSPPPKQRSSPVTKRRSPSLSSKHRKGSSPSRSTREARSPQPNKRHSPSPRPRAPQTTSSPPPVRRGASSSPQRRQSPSPSTRPIRRVSRTPEPKKTKKAASPSPQSVRRVSSSRSVSGSPEPAAKKPQAPPSPVQSQSPSTNWSPAVPVKKAKSPTPSPSPARNSDQEGGGKKKKKKKDKKHKKDKKHKKHKKHKKEKAVAAAAAAAVTPATIAAPTTTSAQEEPEAEPEPKKETESEAEDNLDDLEKHLREKALRSMRKAQVSPQS, encoded by the exons ATGGACGCGGGATTCTTCCGC GGAACAAGTGCAGAACAGGATAATCGGTTCAGCAACAAGCAGAAGAAGCTACTGAAGCAGCTGAAATTTGCAGAATGCCTAGAAAAAAAG GTGGACATGAGCAAAGTAAATTTGGAGGTTATAAAGCCTTGGATAACAAAACGAGTAACAGAAATCCTTGGGTTTGAAGATGATGTTGTGATTGAGTTTATATTCAACCAGCTGGAAGTGAAG AATCCAGATTCCAAAATGATGCAAATCAACCTGACTGGGTTTTTGAATGGAAAAAATGCTAGAGAATTTATGGGAGAGCTGTGGCCCCTGCTGTTAAGTGCACAGGAAAACATCGCTGGAATCCCTTCTGCTTTCctagaactgaagaaagaagaaataaaacagagacaa ATTGAgcaagaaaaattggcatctatGAAAAAGCAAGATGAAGACAAAGATAAGAGAgataaggaagaaaaggaaagcagCAGAGAAAAAAGGGAGAGGTCTCGAAGCCCGAGAAG ACGCAAATCCAGATCTCCTTCCCCTAGAAGACGGTCTTCTCCTgtcaggagagagagaaagcgcAGTCATTCTCGATCTCCCCGTCACAGAACCAAGAGCCGGAGTCCTTCCCCTGCTccagaaaagaaggagaaaactcCAGAGCTCCCAGAACCTTCAGTGAAAGTAAAAGAACCTTCAGTACAAGAGGCCACTTCTACTAG TGACATTCTGAAAGTTCCCAAGCCTGAACCTGTACCAGAGCCTAAAGAACCTTCAccagaaaaaaattctaaaaaggaaaaggagaagactCGACCAAGATCTCGGTCTCGTTCCAAGTCAAGGTCCCGGACGCGTTCTCGCTCTCCTTCTCATACTCGACCTAGACGGCGTCATAGATCCCGATCAAG ATCATACTCACCTAGAAGGCGACCCAGCCCAAGAAGGCGACCGTCTCCTCGGAGGAGAACTCCACCAAGGCGAATGCCTCCTCCACCAAGACATAGAAGGAGTAGATCTCCAGTTAGACg AAGAAGGCGCTCATCAGCATCCTTGTCTGGGAGTAGCTCATCGTCCTCTTCGTCTCGTTCCCGGTCACCACCAAAGAAGCCACCCAAGAGGACATCCAGCCCCCCTCGAAAAACTCGTAGGTTATCTCCTTCAGCAAGTCCTCCAAGGCGACGGCACCGACCATCACCTCCAGCAACTCCACCGCCAAAAACTCGTCATTCCCCAACACCCCAGCAGTCAAACCGTACAAGAAAAAGTCGTGTTTCTGTCTCTCCAGGGAGAACTTCAGGTAAAG TGACAAAACATAAAGTTGCTGAGAAAAGAGAGTCCCCTTCACCAGCACCCAAGCCTAGAAAAGTAGAGTTATCTGAATCGg AAGATAAAGGTGgcaaaatggcagcagcagattCTGTGCAGCAGAGACGCCAGTATAGACGACAAAACCAGCAGTCTTCATCTG ATTCTGGGTCTTCATCCTCTTCAGAAGATGAGCGGCCCAAGAGGTCCCATGTGAAGAATGGTGAGGTAGGCAGGCGGCGGAGACATTCGCCTTCCCGGAGTGCCTCTCCATCACCACGAAAGCGTCAGAAAGAGACTTCCCCTCG TGGTAGACGGAGGAGAAGTCCCTCCCCACCACCCACCAGAAGGCGACGTTCTCCTTCCCCTGCTCCTCCTCCACGACGACGTAGGTCTCCCACACCACCACCACGGCGAAG gactccttctcctcctcctcgtcGGCGCTCACCATCCCCAAGAAGATACTCTCCTCCAATACAGAGGAGAtactccccttctccacctccaAAGAGAAGAACggcttctccccctccccctcctaaACGAAGGGCATCACCATCTCCACCGCCAAAGCGTAGGGTTTCCCATTCTCCACCTCCCAAACAAAGAAGCTCCCCAGTCACCAAGAGACGGTCACCTTCATTATCATCAAAACATAGGAAAGGGTCTTCCCCAAGCCGATCTACCCGGGAGGCCCGATCACCACAACCAAACAAACGGCATTCGCCCTCGCCACGGCCTCGAGCTCCTCAGACCACCTCAAGTCCTCCCCCTGTTCGAAGAGGAGCGTCGTCATCACCCCAAAGAAGGCAGTCCCCTTCTCCAAGTACTAGACCCATTAGGAGAGTCTCCAGGACTCCAGAacctaaaaagacaaaaaa GGCTGCCTCACCAAGCCCTCAGTCTGTAAGGAGGGTCTCATCCTCTCGATCTGTCTCAGGATCTCCTGAGCCAGCAGCTAAAAAACCCCAAGCACCCCCATCCCCTGTCCAGTCTCAGTCACCCTCTACAAACTGGTCACCAGCGGTACCGGTCAAAAAGGCTAAAAGCCCGACACCAAGCCCATCACCGGCAAGG AATTCGGACCAAGAAGgaggtgggaaaaaaaagaagaaaaagaaggataAGAAACACAAAAAGGATAAGAAGCACAAGAAGCACAAAAAACACAagaaggagaaagctgtggctgcagctgctgcagctgctgtaACTCCTGCAACCATTGCCGCTCCCACAACCACATCAGCACAGGAAGAACCAGAGGCAGAGCCAGAACCTAAGAAG GAGACCGAAAGTGAAGCTGAAGATAACCTTGATGACCTGGAAAAGCACCTGCGTGAAAAGGCCCTGAGATCAATGCGGAAGGCTCAAGTGTCCCCACAGTCTTAG
- the SRRM1 gene encoding serine/arginine repetitive matrix protein 1 isoform X10 — protein MDAGFFRGTSAEQDNRFSNKQKKLLKQLKFAECLEKKVDMSKVNLEVIKPWITKRVTEILGFEDDVVIEFIFNQLEVKNPDSKMMQINLTGFLNGKNAREFMGELWPLLLSAQENIAGIPSAFLELKKEEIKQRQIEQEKLASMKKQDEDKDKRDKEEKESSREKRERSRSPRRTKSRSPSPAPEKKEKTPELPEPSVKVKEPSVQEATSTSDILKVPKPEPVPEPKEPSPEKNSKKEKEKTRPRSRSRSKSRSRTRSRSPSHTRPRRRHRSRSRSYSPRRRPSPRRRPSPRRRTPPRRMPPPPRHRRSRSPVRRRRRSSASLSGSSSSSSSSRSRSPPKKPPKRTSSPPRKTRRLSPSASPPRRRHRPSPPATPPPKTRHSPTPQQSNRTRKSRVSVSPGRTSGKVTKHKVAEKRESPSPAPKPRKVELSESEDKGGKMAAADSVQQRRQYRRQNQQSSSDSGSSSSSEDERPKRSHVKNGEVGRRRRHSPSRSASPSPRKRQKETSPRMQMGKRWQSPMTKSGRRRRSPSPPPTRRRRSPSPAPPPRRRRSPTPPPRRRTPSPPPRRRSPSPRRYSPPIQRRYSPSPPPKRRTASPPPPPKRRASPSPPPKRRVSHSPPPKQRSSPVTKRRSPSLSSKHRKGSSPSRSTREARSPQPNKRHSPSPRPRAPQTTSSPPPVRRGASSSPQRRQSPSPSTRPIRRVSRTPEPKKTKKAASPSPQSVRRVSSSRSVSGSPEPAAKKPQAPPSPVQSQSPSTNWSPAVPVKKAKSPTPSPSPARNSDQEGGGKKKKKKKDKKHKKDKKHKKHKKHKKEKAVAAAAAAAVTPATIAAPTTTSAQEEPEAEPEPKKETESEAEDNLDDLEKHLREKALRSMRKAQVSPQS, from the exons ATGGACGCGGGATTCTTCCGC GGAACAAGTGCAGAACAGGATAATCGGTTCAGCAACAAGCAGAAGAAGCTACTGAAGCAGCTGAAATTTGCAGAATGCCTAGAAAAAAAG GTGGACATGAGCAAAGTAAATTTGGAGGTTATAAAGCCTTGGATAACAAAACGAGTAACAGAAATCCTTGGGTTTGAAGATGATGTTGTGATTGAGTTTATATTCAACCAGCTGGAAGTGAAG AATCCAGATTCCAAAATGATGCAAATCAACCTGACTGGGTTTTTGAATGGAAAAAATGCTAGAGAATTTATGGGAGAGCTGTGGCCCCTGCTGTTAAGTGCACAGGAAAACATCGCTGGAATCCCTTCTGCTTTCctagaactgaagaaagaagaaataaaacagagacaa ATTGAgcaagaaaaattggcatctatGAAAAAGCAAGATGAAGACAAAGATAAGAGAgataaggaagaaaaggaaagcagCAGAGAAAAAAGGGAGAGGTCTCGAAGCCCGAGAAG AACCAAGAGCCGGAGTCCTTCCCCTGCTccagaaaagaaggagaaaactcCAGAGCTCCCAGAACCTTCAGTGAAAGTAAAAGAACCTTCAGTACAAGAGGCCACTTCTACTAG TGACATTCTGAAAGTTCCCAAGCCTGAACCTGTACCAGAGCCTAAAGAACCTTCAccagaaaaaaattctaaaaaggaaaaggagaagactCGACCAAGATCTCGGTCTCGTTCCAAGTCAAGGTCCCGGACGCGTTCTCGCTCTCCTTCTCATACTCGACCTAGACGGCGTCATAGATCCCGATCAAG ATCATACTCACCTAGAAGGCGACCCAGCCCAAGAAGGCGACCGTCTCCTCGGAGGAGAACTCCACCAAGGCGAATGCCTCCTCCACCAAGACATAGAAGGAGTAGATCTCCAGTTAGACg AAGAAGGCGCTCATCAGCATCCTTGTCTGGGAGTAGCTCATCGTCCTCTTCGTCTCGTTCCCGGTCACCACCAAAGAAGCCACCCAAGAGGACATCCAGCCCCCCTCGAAAAACTCGTAGGTTATCTCCTTCAGCAAGTCCTCCAAGGCGACGGCACCGACCATCACCTCCAGCAACTCCACCGCCAAAAACTCGTCATTCCCCAACACCCCAGCAGTCAAACCGTACAAGAAAAAGTCGTGTTTCTGTCTCTCCAGGGAGAACTTCAGGTAAAG TGACAAAACATAAAGTTGCTGAGAAAAGAGAGTCCCCTTCACCAGCACCCAAGCCTAGAAAAGTAGAGTTATCTGAATCGg AAGATAAAGGTGgcaaaatggcagcagcagattCTGTGCAGCAGAGACGCCAGTATAGACGACAAAACCAGCAGTCTTCATCTG ATTCTGGGTCTTCATCCTCTTCAGAAGATGAGCGGCCCAAGAGGTCCCATGTGAAGAATGGTGAGGTAGGCAGGCGGCGGAGACATTCGCCTTCCCGGAGTGCCTCTCCATCACCACGAAAGCGTCAGAAAGAGACTTCCCCTCG GATGCAGATGGGAAAGCGATGGCAATCGCCAATGACTAAAAG TGGTAGACGGAGGAGAAGTCCCTCCCCACCACCCACCAGAAGGCGACGTTCTCCTTCCCCTGCTCCTCCTCCACGACGACGTAGGTCTCCCACACCACCACCACGGCGAAG gactccttctcctcctcctcgtcGGCGCTCACCATCCCCAAGAAGATACTCTCCTCCAATACAGAGGAGAtactccccttctccacctccaAAGAGAAGAACggcttctccccctccccctcctaaACGAAGGGCATCACCATCTCCACCGCCAAAGCGTAGGGTTTCCCATTCTCCACCTCCCAAACAAAGAAGCTCCCCAGTCACCAAGAGACGGTCACCTTCATTATCATCAAAACATAGGAAAGGGTCTTCCCCAAGCCGATCTACCCGGGAGGCCCGATCACCACAACCAAACAAACGGCATTCGCCCTCGCCACGGCCTCGAGCTCCTCAGACCACCTCAAGTCCTCCCCCTGTTCGAAGAGGAGCGTCGTCATCACCCCAAAGAAGGCAGTCCCCTTCTCCAAGTACTAGACCCATTAGGAGAGTCTCCAGGACTCCAGAacctaaaaagacaaaaaa GGCTGCCTCACCAAGCCCTCAGTCTGTAAGGAGGGTCTCATCCTCTCGATCTGTCTCAGGATCTCCTGAGCCAGCAGCTAAAAAACCCCAAGCACCCCCATCCCCTGTCCAGTCTCAGTCACCCTCTACAAACTGGTCACCAGCGGTACCGGTCAAAAAGGCTAAAAGCCCGACACCAAGCCCATCACCGGCAAGG AATTCGGACCAAGAAGgaggtgggaaaaaaaagaagaaaaagaaggataAGAAACACAAAAAGGATAAGAAGCACAAGAAGCACAAAAAACACAagaaggagaaagctgtggctgcagctgctgcagctgctgtaACTCCTGCAACCATTGCCGCTCCCACAACCACATCAGCACAGGAAGAACCAGAGGCAGAGCCAGAACCTAAGAAG GAGACCGAAAGTGAAGCTGAAGATAACCTTGATGACCTGGAAAAGCACCTGCGTGAAAAGGCCCTGAGATCAATGCGGAAGGCTCAAGTGTCCCCACAGTCTTAG
- the SRRM1 gene encoding serine/arginine repetitive matrix protein 1 isoform X3: protein MDAGFFRGTSAEQDNRFSNKQKKLLKQLKFAECLEKKVDMSKVNLEVIKPWITKRVTEILGFEDDVVIEFIFNQLEVKNPDSKMMQINLTGFLNGKNAREFMGELWPLLLSAQENIAGIPSAFLELKKEEIKQRQIEQEKLASMKKQDEDKDKRDKEEKESSREKRERSRSPRRRKSRSPSPRRRSSPVRRERKRSHSRSPRHRTKSRSPSPAPEKKEKTPELPEPSVKVKEPSVQEATSTSDILKVPKPEPVPEPKEPSPEKNSKKEKEKTRPRSRSRSKSRSRTRSRSPSHTRPRRRHRSRSRSYSPRRRPSPRRRPSPRRRTPPRRMPPPPRHRRSRSPVRRRRRSSASLSGSSSSSSSSRSRSPPKKPPKRTSSPPRKTRRLSPSASPPRRRHRPSPPATPPPKTRHSPTPQQSNRTRKSRVSVSPGRTSVTKHKVAEKRESPSPAPKPRKVELSESEEDKGGKMAAADSVQQRRQYRRQNQQSSSDSGSSSSSEDERPKRSHVKNGEVGRRRRHSPSRSASPSPRKRQKETSPRMQMGKRWQSPMTKSGRRRRSPSPPPTRRRRSPSPAPPPRRRRSPTPPPRRRTPSPPPRRRSPSPRRYSPPIQRRYSPSPPPKRRTASPPPPPKRRASPSPPPKRRVSHSPPPKQRSSPVTKRRSPSLSSKHRKGSSPSRSTREARSPQPNKRHSPSPRPRAPQTTSSPPPVRRGASSSPQRRQSPSPSTRPIRRVSRTPEPKKTKKAASPSPQSVRRVSSSRSVSGSPEPAAKKPQAPPSPVQSQSPSTNWSPAVPVKKAKSPTPSPSPARNSDQEGGGKKKKKKKDKKHKKDKKHKKHKKHKKEKAVAAAAAAAVTPATIAAPTTTSAQEEPEAEPEPKKETESEAEDNLDDLEKHLREKALRSMRKAQVSPQS, encoded by the exons ATGGACGCGGGATTCTTCCGC GGAACAAGTGCAGAACAGGATAATCGGTTCAGCAACAAGCAGAAGAAGCTACTGAAGCAGCTGAAATTTGCAGAATGCCTAGAAAAAAAG GTGGACATGAGCAAAGTAAATTTGGAGGTTATAAAGCCTTGGATAACAAAACGAGTAACAGAAATCCTTGGGTTTGAAGATGATGTTGTGATTGAGTTTATATTCAACCAGCTGGAAGTGAAG AATCCAGATTCCAAAATGATGCAAATCAACCTGACTGGGTTTTTGAATGGAAAAAATGCTAGAGAATTTATGGGAGAGCTGTGGCCCCTGCTGTTAAGTGCACAGGAAAACATCGCTGGAATCCCTTCTGCTTTCctagaactgaagaaagaagaaataaaacagagacaa ATTGAgcaagaaaaattggcatctatGAAAAAGCAAGATGAAGACAAAGATAAGAGAgataaggaagaaaaggaaagcagCAGAGAAAAAAGGGAGAGGTCTCGAAGCCCGAGAAG ACGCAAATCCAGATCTCCTTCCCCTAGAAGACGGTCTTCTCCTgtcaggagagagagaaagcgcAGTCATTCTCGATCTCCCCGTCACAGAACCAAGAGCCGGAGTCCTTCCCCTGCTccagaaaagaaggagaaaactcCAGAGCTCCCAGAACCTTCAGTGAAAGTAAAAGAACCTTCAGTACAAGAGGCCACTTCTACTAG TGACATTCTGAAAGTTCCCAAGCCTGAACCTGTACCAGAGCCTAAAGAACCTTCAccagaaaaaaattctaaaaaggaaaaggagaagactCGACCAAGATCTCGGTCTCGTTCCAAGTCAAGGTCCCGGACGCGTTCTCGCTCTCCTTCTCATACTCGACCTAGACGGCGTCATAGATCCCGATCAAG ATCATACTCACCTAGAAGGCGACCCAGCCCAAGAAGGCGACCGTCTCCTCGGAGGAGAACTCCACCAAGGCGAATGCCTCCTCCACCAAGACATAGAAGGAGTAGATCTCCAGTTAGACg AAGAAGGCGCTCATCAGCATCCTTGTCTGGGAGTAGCTCATCGTCCTCTTCGTCTCGTTCCCGGTCACCACCAAAGAAGCCACCCAAGAGGACATCCAGCCCCCCTCGAAAAACTCGTAGGTTATCTCCTTCAGCAAGTCCTCCAAGGCGACGGCACCGACCATCACCTCCAGCAACTCCACCGCCAAAAACTCGTCATTCCCCAACACCCCAGCAGTCAAACCGTACAAGAAAAAGTCGTGTTTCTGTCTCTCCAGGGAGAACTTCAG TGACAAAACATAAAGTTGCTGAGAAAAGAGAGTCCCCTTCACCAGCACCCAAGCCTAGAAAAGTAGAGTTATCTGAATCGg AAGAAGATAAAGGTGgcaaaatggcagcagcagattCTGTGCAGCAGAGACGCCAGTATAGACGACAAAACCAGCAGTCTTCATCTG ATTCTGGGTCTTCATCCTCTTCAGAAGATGAGCGGCCCAAGAGGTCCCATGTGAAGAATGGTGAGGTAGGCAGGCGGCGGAGACATTCGCCTTCCCGGAGTGCCTCTCCATCACCACGAAAGCGTCAGAAAGAGACTTCCCCTCG GATGCAGATGGGAAAGCGATGGCAATCGCCAATGACTAAAAG TGGTAGACGGAGGAGAAGTCCCTCCCCACCACCCACCAGAAGGCGACGTTCTCCTTCCCCTGCTCCTCCTCCACGACGACGTAGGTCTCCCACACCACCACCACGGCGAAG gactccttctcctcctcctcgtcGGCGCTCACCATCCCCAAGAAGATACTCTCCTCCAATACAGAGGAGAtactccccttctccacctccaAAGAGAAGAACggcttctccccctccccctcctaaACGAAGGGCATCACCATCTCCACCGCCAAAGCGTAGGGTTTCCCATTCTCCACCTCCCAAACAAAGAAGCTCCCCAGTCACCAAGAGACGGTCACCTTCATTATCATCAAAACATAGGAAAGGGTCTTCCCCAAGCCGATCTACCCGGGAGGCCCGATCACCACAACCAAACAAACGGCATTCGCCCTCGCCACGGCCTCGAGCTCCTCAGACCACCTCAAGTCCTCCCCCTGTTCGAAGAGGAGCGTCGTCATCACCCCAAAGAAGGCAGTCCCCTTCTCCAAGTACTAGACCCATTAGGAGAGTCTCCAGGACTCCAGAacctaaaaagacaaaaaa GGCTGCCTCACCAAGCCCTCAGTCTGTAAGGAGGGTCTCATCCTCTCGATCTGTCTCAGGATCTCCTGAGCCAGCAGCTAAAAAACCCCAAGCACCCCCATCCCCTGTCCAGTCTCAGTCACCCTCTACAAACTGGTCACCAGCGGTACCGGTCAAAAAGGCTAAAAGCCCGACACCAAGCCCATCACCGGCAAGG AATTCGGACCAAGAAGgaggtgggaaaaaaaagaagaaaaagaaggataAGAAACACAAAAAGGATAAGAAGCACAAGAAGCACAAAAAACACAagaaggagaaagctgtggctgcagctgctgcagctgctgtaACTCCTGCAACCATTGCCGCTCCCACAACCACATCAGCACAGGAAGAACCAGAGGCAGAGCCAGAACCTAAGAAG GAGACCGAAAGTGAAGCTGAAGATAACCTTGATGACCTGGAAAAGCACCTGCGTGAAAAGGCCCTGAGATCAATGCGGAAGGCTCAAGTGTCCCCACAGTCTTAG
- the SRRM1 gene encoding serine/arginine repetitive matrix protein 1 isoform X7, with amino-acid sequence MDAGFFRGTSAEQDNRFSNKQKKLLKQLKFAECLEKKVDMSKVNLEVIKPWITKRVTEILGFEDDVVIEFIFNQLEVKNPDSKMMQINLTGFLNGKNAREFMGELWPLLLSAQENIAGIPSAFLELKKEEIKQRQIEQEKLASMKKQDEDKDKRDKEEKESSREKRERSRSPRRRKSRSPSPRRRSSPVRRERKRSHSRSPRHRTKSRSPSPAPEKKEKTPELPEPSVKVKEPSVQEATSTSDILKVPKPEPVPEPKEPSPEKNSKKEKEKTRPRSRSRSKSRSRTRSRSPSHTRPRRRHRSRSRSYSPRRRPSPRRRPSPRRRTPPRRMPPPPRHRRSRSPVRRRRRSSASLSGSSSSSSSSRSRSPPKKPPKRTSSPPRKTRRLSPSASPPRRRHRPSPPATPPPKTRHSPTPQQSNRTRKSRVSVSPGRTSVTKHKVAEKRESPSPAPKPRKVELSESEEDKGGKMAAADSVQQRRQYRRQNQQSSSDSGSSSSSEDERPKRSHVKNGEVGRRRRHSPSRSASPSPRKRQKETSPRGRRRRSPSPPPTRRRRSPSPAPPPRRRRSPTPPPRRRTPSPPPRRRSPSPRRYSPPIQRRYSPSPPPKRRTASPPPPPKRRASPSPPPKRRVSHSPPPKQRSSPVTKRRSPSLSSKHRKGSSPSRSTREARSPQPNKRHSPSPRPRAPQTTSSPPPVRRGASSSPQRRQSPSPSTRPIRRVSRTPEPKKTKKAASPSPQSVRRVSSSRSVSGSPEPAAKKPQAPPSPVQSQSPSTNWSPAVPVKKAKSPTPSPSPARNSDQEGGGKKKKKKKDKKHKKDKKHKKHKKHKKEKAVAAAAAAAVTPATIAAPTTTSAQEEPEAEPEPKKETESEAEDNLDDLEKHLREKALRSMRKAQVSPQS; translated from the exons ATGGACGCGGGATTCTTCCGC GGAACAAGTGCAGAACAGGATAATCGGTTCAGCAACAAGCAGAAGAAGCTACTGAAGCAGCTGAAATTTGCAGAATGCCTAGAAAAAAAG GTGGACATGAGCAAAGTAAATTTGGAGGTTATAAAGCCTTGGATAACAAAACGAGTAACAGAAATCCTTGGGTTTGAAGATGATGTTGTGATTGAGTTTATATTCAACCAGCTGGAAGTGAAG AATCCAGATTCCAAAATGATGCAAATCAACCTGACTGGGTTTTTGAATGGAAAAAATGCTAGAGAATTTATGGGAGAGCTGTGGCCCCTGCTGTTAAGTGCACAGGAAAACATCGCTGGAATCCCTTCTGCTTTCctagaactgaagaaagaagaaataaaacagagacaa ATTGAgcaagaaaaattggcatctatGAAAAAGCAAGATGAAGACAAAGATAAGAGAgataaggaagaaaaggaaagcagCAGAGAAAAAAGGGAGAGGTCTCGAAGCCCGAGAAG ACGCAAATCCAGATCTCCTTCCCCTAGAAGACGGTCTTCTCCTgtcaggagagagagaaagcgcAGTCATTCTCGATCTCCCCGTCACAGAACCAAGAGCCGGAGTCCTTCCCCTGCTccagaaaagaaggagaaaactcCAGAGCTCCCAGAACCTTCAGTGAAAGTAAAAGAACCTTCAGTACAAGAGGCCACTTCTACTAG TGACATTCTGAAAGTTCCCAAGCCTGAACCTGTACCAGAGCCTAAAGAACCTTCAccagaaaaaaattctaaaaaggaaaaggagaagactCGACCAAGATCTCGGTCTCGTTCCAAGTCAAGGTCCCGGACGCGTTCTCGCTCTCCTTCTCATACTCGACCTAGACGGCGTCATAGATCCCGATCAAG ATCATACTCACCTAGAAGGCGACCCAGCCCAAGAAGGCGACCGTCTCCTCGGAGGAGAACTCCACCAAGGCGAATGCCTCCTCCACCAAGACATAGAAGGAGTAGATCTCCAGTTAGACg AAGAAGGCGCTCATCAGCATCCTTGTCTGGGAGTAGCTCATCGTCCTCTTCGTCTCGTTCCCGGTCACCACCAAAGAAGCCACCCAAGAGGACATCCAGCCCCCCTCGAAAAACTCGTAGGTTATCTCCTTCAGCAAGTCCTCCAAGGCGACGGCACCGACCATCACCTCCAGCAACTCCACCGCCAAAAACTCGTCATTCCCCAACACCCCAGCAGTCAAACCGTACAAGAAAAAGTCGTGTTTCTGTCTCTCCAGGGAGAACTTCAG TGACAAAACATAAAGTTGCTGAGAAAAGAGAGTCCCCTTCACCAGCACCCAAGCCTAGAAAAGTAGAGTTATCTGAATCGg AAGAAGATAAAGGTGgcaaaatggcagcagcagattCTGTGCAGCAGAGACGCCAGTATAGACGACAAAACCAGCAGTCTTCATCTG ATTCTGGGTCTTCATCCTCTTCAGAAGATGAGCGGCCCAAGAGGTCCCATGTGAAGAATGGTGAGGTAGGCAGGCGGCGGAGACATTCGCCTTCCCGGAGTGCCTCTCCATCACCACGAAAGCGTCAGAAAGAGACTTCCCCTCG TGGTAGACGGAGGAGAAGTCCCTCCCCACCACCCACCAGAAGGCGACGTTCTCCTTCCCCTGCTCCTCCTCCACGACGACGTAGGTCTCCCACACCACCACCACGGCGAAG gactccttctcctcctcctcgtcGGCGCTCACCATCCCCAAGAAGATACTCTCCTCCAATACAGAGGAGAtactccccttctccacctccaAAGAGAAGAACggcttctccccctccccctcctaaACGAAGGGCATCACCATCTCCACCGCCAAAGCGTAGGGTTTCCCATTCTCCACCTCCCAAACAAAGAAGCTCCCCAGTCACCAAGAGACGGTCACCTTCATTATCATCAAAACATAGGAAAGGGTCTTCCCCAAGCCGATCTACCCGGGAGGCCCGATCACCACAACCAAACAAACGGCATTCGCCCTCGCCACGGCCTCGAGCTCCTCAGACCACCTCAAGTCCTCCCCCTGTTCGAAGAGGAGCGTCGTCATCACCCCAAAGAAGGCAGTCCCCTTCTCCAAGTACTAGACCCATTAGGAGAGTCTCCAGGACTCCAGAacctaaaaagacaaaaaa GGCTGCCTCACCAAGCCCTCAGTCTGTAAGGAGGGTCTCATCCTCTCGATCTGTCTCAGGATCTCCTGAGCCAGCAGCTAAAAAACCCCAAGCACCCCCATCCCCTGTCCAGTCTCAGTCACCCTCTACAAACTGGTCACCAGCGGTACCGGTCAAAAAGGCTAAAAGCCCGACACCAAGCCCATCACCGGCAAGG AATTCGGACCAAGAAGgaggtgggaaaaaaaagaagaaaaagaaggataAGAAACACAAAAAGGATAAGAAGCACAAGAAGCACAAAAAACACAagaaggagaaagctgtggctgcagctgctgcagctgctgtaACTCCTGCAACCATTGCCGCTCCCACAACCACATCAGCACAGGAAGAACCAGAGGCAGAGCCAGAACCTAAGAAG GAGACCGAAAGTGAAGCTGAAGATAACCTTGATGACCTGGAAAAGCACCTGCGTGAAAAGGCCCTGAGATCAATGCGGAAGGCTCAAGTGTCCCCACAGTCTTAG